A stretch of Panthera tigris isolate Pti1 chromosome E2, P.tigris_Pti1_mat1.1, whole genome shotgun sequence DNA encodes these proteins:
- the LOC122234138 gene encoding uncharacterized protein LOC122234138 isoform X2, with protein MLLLGVRARLCPLHGQTCCRGAEHGPYHGGHRGHCRPVHQLVVRRVLHRSGCLYLPAGVPPREEEKGVHHGEMRTEVPDQSGEGVGTSLQELLHPGRPAPGLESRIESEPTGSPGRPRSRPRASVWGLTAGEAANTGPRCYTASFRHGGGGRAPAPQELLRLSVPAGFLLATILGTACLAIASSIYLLAAFHGEQWTPIEPQPKPKERPQVGGTIKQPPSNPPPRPPAEARKKSSEEEAAASAGVSGGPQENPVPVVDEVV; from the exons ATGTTGCTTCTAGGGGTCCGCGCCCGCCTGTGTCCCCTTCACGGGCAGACGTGTTGTCGCGGAGCAGAGCACGG TCCTTATCACGGGGGGCATCGTGGCCACTGCCGGCCAGTTCACCAGTTGGTGGTTCGGCGCGTACTCCAT CGTAGCGGGTGTCTTTATCTGCCTGCTGGAGTACCCCCgcgggaagaggagaaaggggtcCACCATGGAGAGATG CGGACAGAAGTACCTGACCAAAGTGGTGAAGGTGTTGGGACCTCTCTCCAGGAACTACTACATCCGGGCCGTCCTGCACCTGGG CTTGAATCAAGAATAGAGTCCGAGCCGACCGGCTCTCCCGGGCGGCCCCGCTCACGGCCCCGCGCCAGCGTCTGGGGCTTAACCGCCGGGGAGGCTGCAAACACAGGCCCCCGCTGTTACACGGCTTCCTTCCGGCATGGTGGCGGGGGCCGAGCGCCAGCACCCCAAGAGTTGCTAAG gctctcGGTACCTGCCGGCTTCCTGCTTGCCACCATCCTGGGGACAGCCTGCCTGGCCATCGCGAGCAGCATCTATCTGCTG GCAGCCTTCCACGGAGAGCAGTGGACCCCCATCGAGCCCCAGCCCAAGCCCAAGGAGCGGCCGCAGGTCGGGGGCACCATCAAGCAGCCGCCCagcaaccccccaccccggcccccggCCGAGGCCCGAAAGAAGTCCAGCGAGGAGGAGGCCGCGGCATCGGCGGGCGTCTCCGGCGGCCCTCAGGAGAACCCGGTCCCGGTGGTCGACGAGGTCGTGTGA
- the IL17C gene encoding interleukin-17C, with protein MPTRQLLPGLLLLFWTPASLARHGPQLWGGPHAHGTPRCYSAEELPLGRPPPHLLARAAKWEQALPVALVSSLEAGGRRRRHDAPPAGTQCPVLRPEDVLEAGIHQRSISPWRYRVDTDESRYPQKLAFAQCLCRGCVSARTGRETAALNSVPLMQSLLVLRRQPCSREATGLPTPGAFSFHAEFIRVPVGCTCVLPRSAR; from the exons ATGCCTACCCGCCagctcctccctggcctcctgcTTCTGTTCTGGACGCCTGCCAGCCTGGCCCGCCACGGCCCCCAGCTCTGGGGGGGCCCCCACGCCCACGGGACCCCACGCTGCTACTCGGCCGAGGAGCTGCCTCTGGGCCGGCCCCCGCCGCATCTGCTGGCTCGAGCTGCCAAGTGGGAGCAGGCTTTGCCCGTAGCCCTGGTGTCCAGCCTGGAGGCGGGGGGCCGCAGGAGGCGGCACGACGCCCCCCCCGCTGGGACCCAGTGCCCGGTGCTGCGTCCTGAGGACGTGCTGGAAGCCGGCATCCACCAGCGTTCCATCTCCCCCTGGAGATACCG CGTGGACACGGACGAGAGCCGCTACCCGCAGAAGCTGGCCTTCGCCCAGTGCCTGTGCAGGGGCTGCGTCAGCGCCAGGACGGGCCGCGAGACGGCGGCGCTCAACTCGGTGCccctgatgcagagcctgctggtGCTGCGCCGCCAGCCCTGCTCGCGGGAGGCCACGGGGCTGCCCACGCCCGGGGCCTTCTCCTTCCACGCGGAGTTCATCCGCGTGCCCGTCGGCTGCACCTGTGTCCTGCCCAGGTCGGCTCGGTGA
- the LOC122234138 gene encoding uncharacterized protein LOC122234138 isoform X1, which yields MCMLSQWKRCQEVIPGEKRSRSCLPEQPAGSRTAERKTDGFGWGVGGGGGVPGSHSWNRGAEQPGTAVRRSGRWSPYHGGHRGHCRPVHQLVVRRVLHRSGCLYLPAGVPPREEEKGVHHGEMRTEVPDQSGEGVGTSLQELLHPGRPAPGLESRIESEPTGSPGRPRSRPRASVWGLTAGEAANTGPRCYTASFRHGGGGRAPAPQELLRLSVPAGFLLATILGTACLAIASSIYLLAAFHGEQWTPIEPQPKPKERPQVGGTIKQPPSNPPPRPPAEARKKSSEEEAAASAGVSGGPQENPVPVVDEVV from the exons ATGTGTATGTTATCACAATGGAAAAGGTGCCAAGAAGTAATTCCGGGGGAGAAAAGATCCAGATCGTGCCTCCCAGAGCAGCCGGCGGGAAGCAGGACCGCAGAGAGGAAGACTGACGGATtcggctggggggtggggggtgggggcggggtgcccGGGTCCCACAGCTGGAATCGAGGTGCAGAGCAGCCGGGCACGGCTGTCCGCAGGAGCGGACGCTGGAG TCCTTATCACGGGGGGCATCGTGGCCACTGCCGGCCAGTTCACCAGTTGGTGGTTCGGCGCGTACTCCAT CGTAGCGGGTGTCTTTATCTGCCTGCTGGAGTACCCCCgcgggaagaggagaaaggggtcCACCATGGAGAGATG CGGACAGAAGTACCTGACCAAAGTGGTGAAGGTGTTGGGACCTCTCTCCAGGAACTACTACATCCGGGCCGTCCTGCACCTGGG CTTGAATCAAGAATAGAGTCCGAGCCGACCGGCTCTCCCGGGCGGCCCCGCTCACGGCCCCGCGCCAGCGTCTGGGGCTTAACCGCCGGGGAGGCTGCAAACACAGGCCCCCGCTGTTACACGGCTTCCTTCCGGCATGGTGGCGGGGGCCGAGCGCCAGCACCCCAAGAGTTGCTAAG gctctcGGTACCTGCCGGCTTCCTGCTTGCCACCATCCTGGGGACAGCCTGCCTGGCCATCGCGAGCAGCATCTATCTGCTG GCAGCCTTCCACGGAGAGCAGTGGACCCCCATCGAGCCCCAGCCCAAGCCCAAGGAGCGGCCGCAGGTCGGGGGCACCATCAAGCAGCCGCCCagcaaccccccaccccggcccccggCCGAGGCCCGAAAGAAGTCCAGCGAGGAGGAGGCCGCGGCATCGGCGGGCGTCTCCGGCGGCCCTCAGGAGAACCCGGTCCCGGTGGTCGACGAGGTCGTGTGA
- the LOC122234138 gene encoding cytochrome b-245 light chain isoform X4 → MGQIEWAMWANEQALASGLILITGGIVATAGQFTSWWFGAYSIVAGVFICLLEYPRGKRRKGSTMERCGQKYLTKVVKVLGPLSRNYYIRAVLHLGLSVPAGFLLATILGTACLAIASSIYLLAAFHGEQWTPIEPQPKPKERPQVGGTIKQPPSNPPPRPPAEARKKSSEEEAAASAGVSGGPQENPVPVVDEVV, encoded by the exons TCCTTATCACGGGGGGCATCGTGGCCACTGCCGGCCAGTTCACCAGTTGGTGGTTCGGCGCGTACTCCAT CGTAGCGGGTGTCTTTATCTGCCTGCTGGAGTACCCCCgcgggaagaggagaaaggggtcCACCATGGAGAGATG CGGACAGAAGTACCTGACCAAAGTGGTGAAGGTGTTGGGACCTCTCTCCAGGAACTACTACATCCGGGCCGTCCTGCACCTGGG gctctcGGTACCTGCCGGCTTCCTGCTTGCCACCATCCTGGGGACAGCCTGCCTGGCCATCGCGAGCAGCATCTATCTGCTG GCAGCCTTCCACGGAGAGCAGTGGACCCCCATCGAGCCCCAGCCCAAGCCCAAGGAGCGGCCGCAGGTCGGGGGCACCATCAAGCAGCCGCCCagcaaccccccaccccggcccccggCCGAGGCCCGAAAGAAGTCCAGCGAGGAGGAGGCCGCGGCATCGGCGGGCGTCTCCGGCGGCCCTCAGGAGAACCCGGTCCCGGTGGTCGACGAGGTCGTGTGA